In Plutella xylostella chromosome 27, ilPluXylo3.1, whole genome shotgun sequence, one genomic interval encodes:
- the LOC105382892 gene encoding uncharacterized protein LOC105382892 isoform X2 yields the protein MILYISLCFILVVLADPLPGKHVPLESYEAELEREHALPTSVPNADILKTNSNPTYHKPRPPQHHGAALLAGVGGGAVPSYAPPGRAFFTPPLPPEYRNPFADKPTLRGTNTDGTSYLNRRPIPPPSLGPGHERIPIRPPGQETSSPQVPAPPPAPPLPPVGLEPQKKKALNTPSHKPDADLDSDITPHGTDQANFTDFVPNSLNIPTISRILSGSNGRKEDIPDVLLRTVTAKPQQTQEKTSKNDIYVTKDAGVTLSDARDTSTEGALAVIDPEMNNLDRPLIIDQNGETNTKRNLQYATNKVNDSRKDEYIPATTIGFELRDPEMSTERYHNLAVNSDKKMSKEKGGSGVSRTGVTWPFAWNVHIYLATIMFTILAVFSIFKIICYNKFTHLFTQYYFIILHLILVFVCLMRIFYMCYDPYNINNSLPIFISEILLHVPEILLSVAFASTILFLLTTSINFKNTCCSFLFRSRTVIIGGCVHLLSCLMLHIFENNSTIYRTPHGVEKRVLGLTCQIIFIMACLTLGLCYLYVYKMLKSILQKKSHTYIHGFQNLYQAIHINLATALLFVLMAMLQIYGIFGINQVNMTKFNWLQWGYQFSLRLLEISIVALISWVISLKVGIVASLQHEKTDGHKISGLGLFSCNAGSSNEQFESDYPAICNTNTNLHTYTLRTGKPIYETAGHHQTIPEQFCGPMPDHQRYPLNTLAGVCDNNSGTENYSGHSSIANAGHSSSTESSNATSSQGVTNHLIKHHPNLAGYNGVESASDDHYSNCDPAIQSLQGDDPLDHEYNVIQYGSNTDFIRDIKNQNYNAGSNRSSHNFKHMSYDRVSSRTNSNPRKKHRIKNKNVQNCMTMGYDAHHYHQPHLPDEYGNFNTENASYHTSGIQTLNPNRSYCESQPCQQIRNSQRRNQSPSTSMANSSGSQKRGKTNGFPDRPKSTDLYGFAPEASERGYPQPAPRNCGYEASYSQPQDEMTEQDGGSMLVAQDGFVRFRPIEDASQT from the exons cGGATCCTCTGCCCGGCAAGCATGTCCCGCTCGAGAGCTACGAGGCGGAGCTGGAGCGCGAGCACGCGCTGCCCACGTCCGTGCCCAACGCCGACATCCTCAAGACTAACAGCAACCCCACTTATCATAAGCCACG GCCACCTCAGCACCACGGCGCGGCGCTGCTGGCCGGGGTCGGCGGGGGCGCGGTGCCGTCGTACGCGCCCCCCGGCCGCGCCTTCTTCACGCCCCCTCTGCCGCCCGAGTACCGGAACCCGTTCGCTGATAAGCCAACGCTTAGAG GTACGAACACGGACGGCACGTCGTACCTCAACCGACGCCCCATCCCGCCGCCGTCCCTGGGCCCCGGCCACGAGCGGATCCCCATCCGGCCTCCGGGACAG GAGACCTCATCCCCACAAGtgccggcgccgccgcccgcgcccccgctgCCTCCAGTGGGGCTCGAGCCACAGAAGAAGAAGGCACTCAATACCCCTAGCCATAAG CCCGATGCCGATCTAGACAGCGACATCACACCACACGGCACCGACCAAGCCAACTTCACTGACTTCGTGCCCAACTCGCTCAACATCCCGACCATATCCAGGATCCTATCCGGGTCTAACGGACGAAAAGAGGATATCCCGGATGTCCTTCTAAGGACCGTGACGGCCAAGCCTCAACAAACGCAGGAGAAGACTTCAAAAAACGACATCTACGTCACAAAAGACGCTGGCGTCACGCTCAGCGATGCCAGAGATACCTCCACTGAAGGTGCTTTGGCTGTCATAGATCCAGAAATGAACAATCTGGATCGACCGCTCATAATAGATCAAAATGGAGAAACGAATACTAAGAGGAATCTTCAGTATGCTACCAACAAAGTCAATGATAGCAGGAAGGATGAGTACATTCCAGCTACAACGATAGGGTTCGAGTTGAGAGATCCAGAAATGTCAACGGAGCGATATCACAATCTTGCCGTAAACTCTGACAAGAAAATGTCGAAGGAAAAAGGTGGAAGCGGGGTGTCCAGGACTGGAGTTACTTGGCCGTTTGCGTGGAACGTCCATATTTATTTAGCCACTATCATGTTCACAATTCTAGCGGTCTTCTCCATTTTCAAGATCATCTGCTACAACAAATTCACACACCTATTCACGCAGTACTACTTCATCATCCTGCATTTGATCCTAGTGTTTGTCTGTCTCATGAGAATATTTTACATGTGCTACGATCCGTATAACATCAACAATTCGTTGCCGATCTTCATTAGTGAAATCCTACTCCATGTCCCGGAGATTTTGCTTAGCGTTGCCTTCGCTAGCACCATCCTGTTCCTTCTCACCACTAGCATTAACTTCAAGAACACTTGTTGTTCTTTCCTCTTTAGGTCCAGGACTGTCATCATCGGAGGCTGCGTCCACCTCCTCTCGTGTTTAATGTTGCAtatctttgaaaataatagtacTATTTATAGAACTCCGCACGGAGTCGAGAAAAGGGTATTAGGACTTACGTgtcaaattatatttattatggcGTGCCTCACTTTGGGGTTGtgctacctatatgtatataaaatgcTCAAAAGTATATTACAGAAGAagagtcacacttacattCACGGGTTCCAGAACCTGTACCAAGCCATCCACATCAACCTGGCCACAGCCTTGCTTTTTGTTCTCATGGCGATGTTGCAAATCTACGGCATCTTCGGTATCAACCAGGTCAACATGACCAAATTCAACTGGCTGCAATGGGGATACCAGTTCTCCTTGCGCTTGCTAGAAATCAGCATAGTAGCTCTTATCTCGTGGGTGATCAGTCTGAAAGTCGGTATCGTCGCTTCGTTGCAACACGAAAAGACTGATGGCCACAAGATCTCTGGTTTAGGGCTCTTCTCCTGCAATGCGGGATCCAGCAACGAACAGTTCGAGTCAGACTACCCCGCCATCTGCAACACCAACACCAACCTTCACACATACACACTGAGAACCGGCAAACCGATATACGAGACCGCTGGACACCACCAGACTATCCCTGAGCAGTTCTGTGGCCCGATGCCCGACCACCAGAGGTATCCCCTCAACACGCTAGCTGGAGTCTGTGATAATAACTCCGGGACCGAAAACTACTCCGGACACAGCTCCATCGCCAACGCTGGCCACAGCAGCTCCACAGAATCCAGCAACGCAACGTCCAGCCAAGGTGTCACCAACCATTTGATCAAACACCATCCCAACTTAGCCGGCTACAACGGGGTGGAATCCGCCTCAGACGACCATTACTCCAACTGCGACCCAGCCATCCAATCCTTGCAGGGAGACGACCCTCTCGATCACGAGTACAACGTGATCCAATACGGCAGCAACACCGACTTCATCCGGGACATAAAGAACCAGAACTACAACGCCGGGTCCAATCGCAGCTCTCACAACTTCAAACACATGTCATACGACCGAGTGTCGTCTCGAACCAACAGCAACCCTCGCAAGAAGCACCGGATCAAGAACAAAAACGTGCAAAACTGCATGACGATGGGCTACGACGCACACCACTACCACCAACCCCATTTACCCGACGAATACGGGAACTTCAACACTGAAAACGCGTCGTACCACACGTCTGGCATCCAAACTCTGAACCCTAATAGAAGTTACTGTGAGTCGCAGCCGTGCCAGCAGATACGGAACTCGCAACGGAGAAACCAGTCGCCTTCCACGTCCATGGCTAATTCCAGTGGAAGCCAGAAGCGTGGGAAGACAAACGGGTTCCCAGATCGGCCGAAATCGACGGATTTGTATGGCTTCGCGCCAGAGGCTAGTGAGCGGGGCTACCCTCAGCCCGCGCCGCGCAACTGTGGCTATGAGGCGTCGTACTCGCAGCCGCAGGACGAGATGACAGAACAAGATGGCGGCAGTATGCTTGTCGCTCAGGACGGCTTTGTGCGGTTTCGACCCATCGAAGACGCCTCGCAAACCTGA
- the LOC105382892 gene encoding uncharacterized protein LOC105382892 isoform X1, whose product MAILPMFVPILAGRNRLVFVCVLVLVLVSDGASGKQMSETLQRALSAVRGPSPGAKKLLNIPEDGADPLPGKHVPLESYEAELEREHALPTSVPNADILKTNSNPTYHKPRPPQHHGAALLAGVGGGAVPSYAPPGRAFFTPPLPPEYRNPFADKPTLRGTNTDGTSYLNRRPIPPPSLGPGHERIPIRPPGQETSSPQVPAPPPAPPLPPVGLEPQKKKALNTPSHKPDADLDSDITPHGTDQANFTDFVPNSLNIPTISRILSGSNGRKEDIPDVLLRTVTAKPQQTQEKTSKNDIYVTKDAGVTLSDARDTSTEGALAVIDPEMNNLDRPLIIDQNGETNTKRNLQYATNKVNDSRKDEYIPATTIGFELRDPEMSTERYHNLAVNSDKKMSKEKGGSGVSRTGVTWPFAWNVHIYLATIMFTILAVFSIFKIICYNKFTHLFTQYYFIILHLILVFVCLMRIFYMCYDPYNINNSLPIFISEILLHVPEILLSVAFASTILFLLTTSINFKNTCCSFLFRSRTVIIGGCVHLLSCLMLHIFENNSTIYRTPHGVEKRVLGLTCQIIFIMACLTLGLCYLYVYKMLKSILQKKSHTYIHGFQNLYQAIHINLATALLFVLMAMLQIYGIFGINQVNMTKFNWLQWGYQFSLRLLEISIVALISWVISLKVGIVASLQHEKTDGHKISGLGLFSCNAGSSNEQFESDYPAICNTNTNLHTYTLRTGKPIYETAGHHQTIPEQFCGPMPDHQRYPLNTLAGVCDNNSGTENYSGHSSIANAGHSSSTESSNATSSQGVTNHLIKHHPNLAGYNGVESASDDHYSNCDPAIQSLQGDDPLDHEYNVIQYGSNTDFIRDIKNQNYNAGSNRSSHNFKHMSYDRVSSRTNSNPRKKHRIKNKNVQNCMTMGYDAHHYHQPHLPDEYGNFNTENASYHTSGIQTLNPNRSYCESQPCQQIRNSQRRNQSPSTSMANSSGSQKRGKTNGFPDRPKSTDLYGFAPEASERGYPQPAPRNCGYEASYSQPQDEMTEQDGGSMLVAQDGFVRFRPIEDASQT is encoded by the exons cGGATCCTCTGCCCGGCAAGCATGTCCCGCTCGAGAGCTACGAGGCGGAGCTGGAGCGCGAGCACGCGCTGCCCACGTCCGTGCCCAACGCCGACATCCTCAAGACTAACAGCAACCCCACTTATCATAAGCCACG GCCACCTCAGCACCACGGCGCGGCGCTGCTGGCCGGGGTCGGCGGGGGCGCGGTGCCGTCGTACGCGCCCCCCGGCCGCGCCTTCTTCACGCCCCCTCTGCCGCCCGAGTACCGGAACCCGTTCGCTGATAAGCCAACGCTTAGAG GTACGAACACGGACGGCACGTCGTACCTCAACCGACGCCCCATCCCGCCGCCGTCCCTGGGCCCCGGCCACGAGCGGATCCCCATCCGGCCTCCGGGACAG GAGACCTCATCCCCACAAGtgccggcgccgccgcccgcgcccccgctgCCTCCAGTGGGGCTCGAGCCACAGAAGAAGAAGGCACTCAATACCCCTAGCCATAAG CCCGATGCCGATCTAGACAGCGACATCACACCACACGGCACCGACCAAGCCAACTTCACTGACTTCGTGCCCAACTCGCTCAACATCCCGACCATATCCAGGATCCTATCCGGGTCTAACGGACGAAAAGAGGATATCCCGGATGTCCTTCTAAGGACCGTGACGGCCAAGCCTCAACAAACGCAGGAGAAGACTTCAAAAAACGACATCTACGTCACAAAAGACGCTGGCGTCACGCTCAGCGATGCCAGAGATACCTCCACTGAAGGTGCTTTGGCTGTCATAGATCCAGAAATGAACAATCTGGATCGACCGCTCATAATAGATCAAAATGGAGAAACGAATACTAAGAGGAATCTTCAGTATGCTACCAACAAAGTCAATGATAGCAGGAAGGATGAGTACATTCCAGCTACAACGATAGGGTTCGAGTTGAGAGATCCAGAAATGTCAACGGAGCGATATCACAATCTTGCCGTAAACTCTGACAAGAAAATGTCGAAGGAAAAAGGTGGAAGCGGGGTGTCCAGGACTGGAGTTACTTGGCCGTTTGCGTGGAACGTCCATATTTATTTAGCCACTATCATGTTCACAATTCTAGCGGTCTTCTCCATTTTCAAGATCATCTGCTACAACAAATTCACACACCTATTCACGCAGTACTACTTCATCATCCTGCATTTGATCCTAGTGTTTGTCTGTCTCATGAGAATATTTTACATGTGCTACGATCCGTATAACATCAACAATTCGTTGCCGATCTTCATTAGTGAAATCCTACTCCATGTCCCGGAGATTTTGCTTAGCGTTGCCTTCGCTAGCACCATCCTGTTCCTTCTCACCACTAGCATTAACTTCAAGAACACTTGTTGTTCTTTCCTCTTTAGGTCCAGGACTGTCATCATCGGAGGCTGCGTCCACCTCCTCTCGTGTTTAATGTTGCAtatctttgaaaataatagtacTATTTATAGAACTCCGCACGGAGTCGAGAAAAGGGTATTAGGACTTACGTgtcaaattatatttattatggcGTGCCTCACTTTGGGGTTGtgctacctatatgtatataaaatgcTCAAAAGTATATTACAGAAGAagagtcacacttacattCACGGGTTCCAGAACCTGTACCAAGCCATCCACATCAACCTGGCCACAGCCTTGCTTTTTGTTCTCATGGCGATGTTGCAAATCTACGGCATCTTCGGTATCAACCAGGTCAACATGACCAAATTCAACTGGCTGCAATGGGGATACCAGTTCTCCTTGCGCTTGCTAGAAATCAGCATAGTAGCTCTTATCTCGTGGGTGATCAGTCTGAAAGTCGGTATCGTCGCTTCGTTGCAACACGAAAAGACTGATGGCCACAAGATCTCTGGTTTAGGGCTCTTCTCCTGCAATGCGGGATCCAGCAACGAACAGTTCGAGTCAGACTACCCCGCCATCTGCAACACCAACACCAACCTTCACACATACACACTGAGAACCGGCAAACCGATATACGAGACCGCTGGACACCACCAGACTATCCCTGAGCAGTTCTGTGGCCCGATGCCCGACCACCAGAGGTATCCCCTCAACACGCTAGCTGGAGTCTGTGATAATAACTCCGGGACCGAAAACTACTCCGGACACAGCTCCATCGCCAACGCTGGCCACAGCAGCTCCACAGAATCCAGCAACGCAACGTCCAGCCAAGGTGTCACCAACCATTTGATCAAACACCATCCCAACTTAGCCGGCTACAACGGGGTGGAATCCGCCTCAGACGACCATTACTCCAACTGCGACCCAGCCATCCAATCCTTGCAGGGAGACGACCCTCTCGATCACGAGTACAACGTGATCCAATACGGCAGCAACACCGACTTCATCCGGGACATAAAGAACCAGAACTACAACGCCGGGTCCAATCGCAGCTCTCACAACTTCAAACACATGTCATACGACCGAGTGTCGTCTCGAACCAACAGCAACCCTCGCAAGAAGCACCGGATCAAGAACAAAAACGTGCAAAACTGCATGACGATGGGCTACGACGCACACCACTACCACCAACCCCATTTACCCGACGAATACGGGAACTTCAACACTGAAAACGCGTCGTACCACACGTCTGGCATCCAAACTCTGAACCCTAATAGAAGTTACTGTGAGTCGCAGCCGTGCCAGCAGATACGGAACTCGCAACGGAGAAACCAGTCGCCTTCCACGTCCATGGCTAATTCCAGTGGAAGCCAGAAGCGTGGGAAGACAAACGGGTTCCCAGATCGGCCGAAATCGACGGATTTGTATGGCTTCGCGCCAGAGGCTAGTGAGCGGGGCTACCCTCAGCCCGCGCCGCGCAACTGTGGCTATGAGGCGTCGTACTCGCAGCCGCAGGACGAGATGACAGAACAAGATGGCGGCAGTATGCTTGTCGCTCAGGACGGCTTTGTGCGGTTTCGACCCATCGAAGACGCCTCGCAAACCTGA